From Ignavibacterium sp.:
CCCTGGAAAACTGTAAAGTCAGATAAAGAAAGATGTGGAACTACGCTCAACATTTGCCTGCAAGCTATTTACACATTAGCTGAATTATATTCACCTGTGCTGCCATTTTCATCTGAAAAACTTTTCAAGATGTTGAATGCAAAGCCGGTTGATTGGCAATTGTGTGGTAAACCTCAGCTTGCAGCAGGGCATCAACTAAATCAGGCAGAAATTCTATTCCCAAAAATCGAAGATGAAAAAATTGAAGCTCAGATAAATAAACTTGGTTCAACAAATCAAACAGAAGCAAAGAAAGATGAACTGGTTTCTTACGAAGATTTTATGAAAGTACAACTTAGAGTTGCAGAAGTTATTGAGGCAGAAAAAGTAAAGAAAAGTGAAAAACTGCTTCGCCTCAAAGTAAAATTAGAAAATGAAGAAAGACAGGTTGTTGCAGGTATAGCAAAAAGTTATAATCCCGAAGATTTGGTTGGTAAAAAAGTAGTGATTGTTGCTAACTTGCAACCCGCAAAATTAATGGGTTTGGAATCAAAGGGGATGATTCTGGCAGTTGAAAAAGAAGACGGTGGTCTTAATGTTTTAACTGTTCCTGAAAAAGTTAAAAACGGAACGAGAGTTAAATAATATAAGGTCGGCTATGAAAAAGATAGTTCTTGTGTTGGTAATACTTACCAGCATTTTTATTAATCCACAATCAATGCTTCAGAAGATTTCTCCGGCACTTGAAACGAAGCTAAACTCAGTAAATGCATCAGAGAAAATTCTAGTATGGATTTATTTTACTGACAAAGGCGGTTCCCCGCAATCATATTATTCAAATCCCCACTTAATCTTATCTGAAAAATCTCTTCAGAGAAGAGCAAAAGTTGATTCCGAGCATTTAATTGATTTTACAGATTTGCCACTGAATCAGGAATATGTTCAAACATTGATAGATAACGGATTTCAGATTAAACAAAAATCAAAATGGTTGAATGCAGTTAGCGGATATGCAGATAAAAATACGATTGAAAATATTTTAAGTTTTAACTTCATAAAATCTGTTGATGTGGTGAAGACTTTTAAAAAGTCTGATGATGAACTTGAATTTAATCAGAACGGAATTGAAAAATTTAATTATGGTCCGCAGCCGGAAGGAGTTCATTCACTCAACTATGGACAGTCATATACTCAGCTTAATCAACTTCAGGTTCCCGCAGTTCACGATTTAGGTTATGATGGTTCCGGTGTAACAATTTGTGTAATGGACGCAGGATTTAATAACCTTGCGCATGTCGCATTCGATTCAATGAATATAATTGCAATGTGGGATTTTGTTAACGGTGATCCGAATGTAGGCGATGAAGGAGATATGGGAACTGGTTCCCACGGAACAAATACTCTTTCTGTAATTGGTGGATATGCACCCGGCAATCTGATTGGTCCGGCTTACCGTTCAAATTACATTCTTGCAAAAACGGAAAACACTGATAGCGAAACACCCGTTGAAGAAGATAACTGGGTCGCAGCACTTGAATGGGCTGATAGCATTGGAGTTGATGTAACTTCTACTTCACTTGGATATTTGGAATATGATCCGCCTTTTACAAGTTACACCTGGCAGGATATGAATGGTAATACAGCAATCATTACGATTGCCGCTGATCTTGCTGTGAAAAAAGGAATAGTCGTTGTTAACTCTGCTGGCAATGAAGGCTGGAGAAGTACACCAAATTCATTAGTAGCGCCGGCAGACGGTGATAGTGTATTTGCTATCGGTGCTGTTGATGCATCTGGTACTCGTGTCAGCTTCAGTTCTTTTGGACCAACATTCGACGGTAGAATTAAACCTGATTTTATGGCGATGGGTAGCAATGTTTATGCTGCCCGTTCATCAGGCACTACTCAATACACTTATGTAAGCGGAACTTCTTTCAGCTGTCCGCTTTCCGCAGGCGTCGTTGCTTTGTTACTTCAGGCAAACCCAAACTTAACTCCGATTCAACTAAGAACCATACTTCGACAAACATCTTCACGAAGTAATACTCCTGATAATTTCTATGGTTGGGGAATTCTCAAAGCACTTGATGCTTTAAATGAAATTGCTGTTCCTGTTGAGCTTACAAGTTTCACAGCAAATTATCTTGGTAATGCTGTAGAACTCACCTGGATTACTTCTACAGAAAAAAATAATTATGGTTTTGAGGTTCAGAAAAGATACGATGGCGAACAATTCCAGACTATTGCTTTTGTAAATGGAAATGGCACAACTACAAATCGTGTAACCTATACTTATACTGATAATGATATTAAATCAGATAAAATTTATTATCGTCTGAAACAAATTGATTACAATGGTGATGAAAGTTATACTACTGAAGTGATGGTTGATATTAAAATACCTCAGGAATTTATACTACATCAGAATTTTCCCAATCCGTTTAATCCAACAACCAATCTGCAGTATGCAATTGGCAGTCGGCAATTTGTTACGCTTAAAGTTTATGATTTGTTAGGCAGAGAAATTGCAACTCTCGTTAATGAAGAAAAGCTACCGGGATTTTATGAGATTGAGTTTAACGCTACAAATCTGTCAAGCGGAACTTACTTTTACAAATTGCAAGCAGGTAATTATTCTGAAATAAAGAAGATGATTCTGTTAAAATGATTATACCATTTAACGGAATTTACCTTGATTTTATAAAGTGGTTAAATAAAATTTTGTGTTCAAATTGTAAAAAATAAGGAGTGAATCATGATTCAATGGCTTAAACAGTCTTCAATTACTGTCCTGATATTATTTCTAATTTCCTGTTCAACAAAACATTCAGAAATTGTTGTAGGAAAATTTAATGATGATAAAATAACTATGGCAGAGTTTGAAAAAGCTTATTCGAAGAATGCCGGAAGCTATGAGCGTGCATCAAAAGATAGCTTGAGCAATTACAAAAACTTTGCTGATCTTTATATGAATTTCAGAATGAAATTAAAAGATGCTTACGAGCGCGGATATGATAAAGACAAAGCTTTGCTCGATGAACTTAATGATTATAAAAAGAAAGTTGGCTCAACTTACATTCAGGAGAAATATTTAGTTGAACCTAATCTCAAAGAAATGTATGAAAGAAGAAAAACTGAGGTTCGTGCAAGTCATTTAATGATAAGACCGGAACAATCAGGTGGTGATGAAGCCGCTAAACAATTTGCACAATCTCTTCTCGACAGCATCAAATCAGGTTTAAAAACTTTTGAAGAACTGGTTGCTGTTCATTCACAAGACCAGTTTTCAAAAAATAAAGGCGGAGATATTTTCTACTTCACTGCCGGTCAGCTTCCTTATGAATTTGAAGATGCTTGCTACAAAACTCCAAAAGATTCAATTTATCCTCAAGTGGTAAGAACTAAATTTGGTTATCACATAATAAAAGTAACAGACAGAAAACCAAGAATACCAAGAAT
This genomic window contains:
- a CDS encoding S8/S53 family peptidase gives rise to the protein MKKIVLVLVILTSIFINPQSMLQKISPALETKLNSVNASEKILVWIYFTDKGGSPQSYYSNPHLILSEKSLQRRAKVDSEHLIDFTDLPLNQEYVQTLIDNGFQIKQKSKWLNAVSGYADKNTIENILSFNFIKSVDVVKTFKKSDDELEFNQNGIEKFNYGPQPEGVHSLNYGQSYTQLNQLQVPAVHDLGYDGSGVTICVMDAGFNNLAHVAFDSMNIIAMWDFVNGDPNVGDEGDMGTGSHGTNTLSVIGGYAPGNLIGPAYRSNYILAKTENTDSETPVEEDNWVAALEWADSIGVDVTSTSLGYLEYDPPFTSYTWQDMNGNTAIITIAADLAVKKGIVVVNSAGNEGWRSTPNSLVAPADGDSVFAIGAVDASGTRVSFSSFGPTFDGRIKPDFMAMGSNVYAARSSGTTQYTYVSGTSFSCPLSAGVVALLLQANPNLTPIQLRTILRQTSSRSNTPDNFYGWGILKALDALNEIAVPVELTSFTANYLGNAVELTWITSTEKNNYGFEVQKRYDGEQFQTIAFVNGNGTTTNRVTYTYTDNDIKSDKIYYRLKQIDYNGDESYTTEVMVDIKIPQEFILHQNFPNPFNPTTNLQYAIGSRQFVTLKVYDLLGREIATLVNEEKLPGFYEIEFNATNLSSGTYFYKLQAGNYSEIKKMILLK